A single Paenibacillus sp. FSL R5-0517 DNA region contains:
- a CDS encoding GNAT family N-acetyltransferase has protein sequence MTTAAVTIHPATETDHPEIVDILIASYAEYRETFEQNERWEAYLKDIRESVVNPYLTQLWIAKIDGQIVGTVQLFETARKAYPDFELPIDYPFIRLLGVDPKWRGHGIARALLQQCVESAKDMGKNTVYLYTGGQMVNAIRLYERFGFYEDKEFSSESSGGKAICYRYDS, from the coding sequence ATGACAACGGCTGCCGTTACGATTCATCCCGCCACAGAAACGGACCATCCAGAGATTGTAGATATCCTTATTGCAAGTTATGCCGAGTATCGGGAGACTTTTGAGCAAAATGAACGCTGGGAGGCCTACTTAAAAGACATTCGAGAGTCCGTGGTTAATCCGTACCTGACACAATTATGGATCGCCAAGATTGATGGTCAGATTGTTGGTACAGTCCAATTATTCGAAACAGCGCGCAAGGCTTATCCAGACTTTGAATTGCCAATCGATTATCCGTTTATTCGGCTGTTAGGTGTTGATCCAAAATGGAGAGGTCATGGGATCGCCAGAGCATTGCTCCAGCAATGTGTGGAATCTGCCAAAGACATGGGCAAAAATACGGTGTATTTATATACGGGCGGTCAGATGGTGAATGCCATCCGTTTATATGAGCGTTTTGGATTCTATGAGGATAAGGAATTTAGCTCCGAGAGTAGCGGGGGTAAGGCGATTTGCTACCGCTATGATTCCTAG
- a CDS encoding AraC family transcriptional regulator has protein sequence MQKPLEHYLCGKFISDGNWSHMRRSMPVHEIILMLEGEMYIAEDNEKYVVRANDLLFLRAGRTHYGYQVSDTPVSFYWVHYDAIQPEFNQFRTHATIQVPSMANQLFKQLLHVSSFSPEEADAALLLLFRELERNIEADYRPHNAIVDHICKWVDIHLHTNITVSQIAENFNFNKDYISKMVKREKGTGLKTYILTERIRRAKQLLLNTNASVKEIAGQCGFSDYKLFLRMFKQYEGNTPTEYRNHLYSTQLNR, from the coding sequence ATGCAAAAGCCACTGGAACATTACCTTTGCGGCAAGTTCATATCCGACGGCAACTGGAGCCACATGAGACGCAGCATGCCTGTCCATGAGATCATTTTGATGCTGGAAGGTGAGATGTACATCGCGGAGGACAACGAAAAGTACGTAGTTCGTGCCAACGATCTGTTGTTTCTGCGCGCGGGTCGCACCCACTATGGCTATCAGGTCAGTGACACACCCGTCAGCTTCTACTGGGTTCACTATGATGCCATCCAGCCAGAATTCAACCAATTCAGGACACATGCCACCATCCAGGTACCTTCCATGGCCAATCAGTTATTCAAGCAGCTGCTGCATGTGTCATCCTTCTCACCGGAGGAAGCCGACGCTGCACTACTATTGTTGTTCAGAGAACTGGAGCGTAATATAGAGGCCGATTATCGCCCGCACAATGCGATTGTGGACCATATCTGCAAGTGGGTCGATATTCATCTGCATACGAACATCACCGTGAGTCAGATTGCAGAGAATTTTAATTTTAACAAAGACTATATCTCCAAGATGGTGAAGCGCGAGAAAGGTACCGGGCTCAAAACCTATATCCTCACCGAACGTATTCGCCGGGCGAAACAACTGCTGCTCAATACCAATGCCAGTGTAAAAGAAATCGCCGGACAGTGCGGATTCTCCGATTACAAGCTGTTCCTGCGCATGTTCAAACAATACGAAGGCAATACGCCAACCGAATATCGCAATCATCTGTATTCCACACAACTCAATCGCTGA
- a CDS encoding beta-L-arabinofuranosidase domain-containing protein has translation MIDTKKGFLGPEHVELLHGVFQTSQEVGERYLLSLDMDRFLAPCFEAHGLPARKERYAGWEARTISGHSLGHYLSALAVTYQATGNMTLKERLDYAVTELARIQETTGSGYIGGLSEEPFHMAFRAENIGGFNIGEYWVPWYSVHKIYRGLIDAYKLTGNGQALEVVTRFADWAVEGLLPMTEEQMQTMLLSEHGGMNEVFAHLYGITGKALYLEIANKFTHQLILRPLEQKQDDLQGRHANTQIPKVIGAAEIYNQDHSHESYKTAAEFFWNTTVHHRSYVFGATSISEHYEAKGMESLGIKTGESCCTHNMMHLTKQLFAWNHDSAYMDYYENAIYNHILGTQDPDTGNKTYFASTLQGHYKIYGTHDTAWWCCTGSGMENPGKYAEAIYFEDEQDLYVNLYIASQLDWIAQGISLKLETDFPYSEKVTLTITEGSASAHLRLRVPSWLQQPMTATVNGDTEHPYTRMEPGYLSIDRTWSAGDVITITLPMSLRQYTARDDAHKVAFLYGPIVLAGALGSEGLPEDTIVDETALNPKTAPVPVIWTEQEDVREWIKVVDADTLTFELNKDVTSTGEPVKLIPFYDVHHEFYTVYWPFNDEGDALEKELNDITIDRVQADGQQDEIGHQLDSNCRGEHYNGSTTDGRKKLHMWREAFGVSGAYFSYQLAVDRAATNYLCVAYWGGDYSTFEREGVLYERQFTITVDGTRIGEQRIHMNKIGDVFYVTYNIPESVTSGKDSVKVMFQAEGDNGCAGKVVEVRTTRSKPESLFA, from the coding sequence ATGATTGATACGAAAAAAGGATTTCTGGGACCGGAACATGTAGAGCTGTTACATGGTGTGTTCCAAACATCACAAGAGGTGGGAGAGCGTTACCTGTTATCGCTGGATATGGATCGGTTCCTGGCTCCATGCTTCGAGGCTCATGGTTTACCTGCCCGAAAAGAACGCTACGCGGGTTGGGAGGCACGTACCATCAGCGGACATTCCCTTGGACATTATCTGTCTGCCCTGGCTGTGACGTATCAGGCAACCGGGAATATGACGTTAAAAGAAAGACTGGATTATGCTGTCACCGAACTGGCGAGAATCCAAGAGACCACGGGGAGCGGGTATATCGGTGGTTTGTCCGAAGAACCTTTCCACATGGCTTTTCGAGCAGAGAATATCGGTGGATTCAATATCGGTGAATACTGGGTTCCCTGGTACAGTGTGCACAAAATCTATCGCGGTCTGATTGATGCGTATAAACTCACTGGTAACGGACAGGCACTTGAGGTGGTTACTCGATTTGCAGACTGGGCGGTAGAAGGTTTACTCCCGATGACAGAAGAACAGATGCAGACGATGCTTCTAAGTGAACACGGGGGCATGAATGAAGTATTTGCACATTTGTATGGGATCACGGGCAAGGCCTTATACCTTGAGATTGCCAATAAGTTTACCCATCAATTGATCCTGAGACCTTTGGAGCAGAAGCAGGACGATCTTCAAGGCAGACACGCCAATACTCAGATTCCCAAAGTGATCGGTGCTGCCGAAATCTACAATCAGGACCATAGCCATGAGAGTTATAAGACAGCGGCAGAATTTTTCTGGAACACGACAGTGCATCATCGTTCTTACGTATTTGGCGCGACGAGCATTTCGGAGCATTACGAAGCGAAGGGCATGGAGAGTCTGGGCATCAAAACAGGAGAGAGCTGTTGTACCCACAACATGATGCATTTGACCAAACAACTCTTCGCCTGGAATCACGATAGCGCCTACATGGACTATTATGAAAACGCCATCTATAATCACATCCTCGGCACGCAGGACCCCGATACGGGGAACAAAACGTATTTTGCCTCAACACTGCAAGGGCACTACAAAATCTATGGAACTCACGATACCGCCTGGTGGTGCTGCACAGGATCAGGCATGGAGAACCCGGGCAAATATGCCGAGGCGATCTATTTCGAAGACGAGCAAGACCTTTACGTCAACCTGTATATCGCTTCCCAGCTGGACTGGATCGCTCAGGGAATATCCCTGAAGCTTGAAACCGACTTTCCTTATTCGGAAAAGGTGACCCTGACGATCACCGAAGGCAGCGCCTCGGCCCATCTAAGATTACGCGTGCCCTCATGGCTGCAACAGCCAATGACGGCAACGGTTAACGGGGATACGGAACATCCGTATACACGGATGGAACCCGGCTATCTGTCCATCGACCGCACATGGTCTGCGGGCGATGTCATCACAATCACCCTGCCGATGTCGCTTCGCCAGTACACTGCCCGGGATGATGCGCACAAAGTAGCCTTTCTGTACGGCCCGATTGTGCTCGCCGGTGCACTGGGAAGCGAGGGTCTTCCAGAGGACACAATTGTGGACGAAACAGCATTGAATCCCAAGACCGCACCTGTACCTGTGATCTGGACGGAGCAGGAGGATGTGCGAGAGTGGATCAAGGTCGTAGATGCAGACACGTTAACATTTGAACTTAACAAGGATGTCACTTCCACGGGAGAACCCGTGAAGCTGATTCCGTTCTATGATGTGCACCATGAATTTTATACCGTGTATTGGCCGTTTAACGATGAAGGTGATGCGCTCGAAAAAGAGTTGAACGATATCACGATCGACAGGGTTCAGGCGGACGGTCAACAGGATGAGATAGGACATCAACTGGATAGCAACTGCCGTGGTGAGCATTATAACGGTTCAACCACAGATGGACGTAAGAAATTGCATATGTGGCGAGAGGCTTTTGGTGTCAGCGGGGCTTACTTCAGCTACCAACTGGCGGTGGATCGCGCCGCAACCAATTATCTATGTGTGGCCTATTGGGGTGGAGATTATTCCACATTTGAACGGGAAGGTGTGTTGTATGAGAGACAATTCACCATTACCGTGGATGGCACACGCATTGGAGAGCAGCGAATTCATATGAACAAAATCGGCGACGTATTCTATGTGACCTATAATATTCCTGAGTCCGTTACATCAGGTAAAGACAGCGTTAAGGTCATGTTCCAGGCGGAGGGCGACAATGGCTGTGCCGGGAAAGTTGTCGAGGTACGCACTACGCGAAGCAAACCCGAATCTCTCTTTGCATGA
- a CDS encoding Uma2 family endonuclease, producing MAKPDNKGTYNFQDWLTWEGAWELINGKAFNMSPAPTSLHQFIVGELHFSLRTFFQNRKCFVFVAPFDVYFSENEQYDLPDQVVQPDLSVVCSKDQISKNGCHGAPSLIIEVLSPSTALKDFNEKFNLYQKYGVNEYWIVDPGNQTVHVYTLEDGSYQTRHLYTEQETMISVLYPELHIPLDSLFKLR from the coding sequence GTGGCAAAACCCGATAATAAAGGTACGTATAACTTTCAGGATTGGTTAACTTGGGAGGGGGCATGGGAATTAATTAATGGCAAAGCTTTTAATATGTCTCCAGCACCCACTTCATTGCACCAGTTTATTGTGGGTGAGCTGCACTTCTCTTTGCGGACTTTTTTTCAGAATCGGAAATGTTTCGTGTTTGTTGCCCCTTTTGATGTGTATTTTAGCGAAAATGAACAATATGACCTGCCAGATCAAGTTGTACAGCCTGATTTATCGGTGGTTTGCTCCAAAGACCAGATATCTAAGAATGGCTGTCACGGCGCACCTTCTTTAATTATCGAGGTGTTATCGCCTTCGACTGCGCTAAAGGATTTTAACGAAAAATTTAACTTGTATCAGAAATACGGCGTGAACGAATACTGGATTGTTGACCCCGGGAATCAAACCGTCCATGTGTACACGTTGGAGGATGGCAGTTATCAGACCCGTCATCTGTATACTGAGCAGGAAACGATGATATCTGTCTTGTATCCTGAATTGCACATTCCGCTGGATTCGTTGTTCAAGCTAAGGTAG